The Nitrospiraceae bacterium region AGATCAATTTCTTCCACGAAAAGCGCACGAGGGTCTAAAGAATCAATTAGGCCTTAATGGCAAGTTTGTGATAGGGTTCATCGGTTCCTTCCGTTATTGGGAGGGGCTGGATGATCTTGTACAAGCACTAGCTGAAGTAGTCAAACATCTGCCCAATGTGCGCCTACTTCTCGTAGGAGAGGACCATGGAAATCGGCTTGCCGACCTCGCCAGGTCACATAAAGTAGACAGCCATATTATCTTTACCGGAAAAGTTCCATATCCTGAAATTCCTGACTACTATTCTGTGATCGACCTCTTTGTATACCCTCGAAAGAAAATGAGGTTGACTGAAAAAGTCACACCATTGAAACCACTAGAGGCGATGGCTCTTCAGAAACTAGTCTTGGCTAGTGATGTTGGAGGTCACAGAGAGTTGGTTAGCGACGGATACGACGGAGTATTATTCAAGGCTGGAGATGTTTCGGATTTAGCGAAAAAAATAATCTATATAGCCGAAAATGAAAACAATTTGGACCATATTCGGAAAAATGCCAGGGCTAGCGTTCAGCTTAATAGATCCTGGAGCAAGACGGTTATTCAGTACGACAAGCTTTATGTAGATCTTGCGAAGAGAAGATCAGTTGATCCTGAAAAAAGAAGCAGATGATACTTCTAAGCGCAGCCTACCGACGGCGGGACGTGCGCTTAATCTGTTGTCTCGAAACAGTAAATCTTGAGACGCACCAGCGCCATGCGGGATACCACCGGGATCGAGATTCTTCCATGTCGAATAACTGTTGCATTTGTCGCCTGACCAATCATCTCATCCTTCGGACACAGTTCTTAGTTATCGGAACCTGCGATCCGTACTGAGTAGTCCTAACTGATCAGCTCCAATTCCACCGATGAATCTTACTGCTATTCTAATCCTTGGGTTATATGCACTTGGACTAGCTGCTGCTCTACTTCGCC contains the following coding sequences:
- a CDS encoding glycosyltransferase, translating into MKVLHVLNHSLPYIDGYSIRSFNILQHQKLQGLNVTAVTSPKHERPTSPVEVIHGVSFYRTLPEEPKYGVFALPFLKESLLMLRLYSRIKEIAQREKVDLIHAHSPSLNVIPAYAVGRRLQLPVVYEVRTLWEELPEDRIPSLFDRMRYHISQWIDCRLLRLVDAVTVICEGIKREVLSYGVPEGSVVVVPNGIDVDQFLPRKAHEGLKNQLGLNGKFVIGFIGSFRYWEGLDDLVQALAEVVKHLPNVRLLLVGEDHGNRLADLARSHKVDSHIIFTGKVPYPEIPDYYSVIDLFVYPRKKMRLTEKVTPLKPLEAMALQKLVLASDVGGHRELVSDGYDGVLFKAGDVSDLAKKIIYIAENENNLDHIRKNARASVQLNRSWSKTVIQYDKLYVDLAKRRSVDPEKRSR